The Lucilia cuprina isolate Lc7/37 chromosome 5, ASM2204524v1, whole genome shotgun sequence genome includes a window with the following:
- the LOC111685366 gene encoding autophagy protein 12-like: MADNENETSQTAADKEKDNKICILLNATGNVPIIKKRTWTVDPYKTVSWIQKFIHKYLKLDPSEQIFLYVNQTFAPAPDQIIKNLYDCHGTNGKLVLYYCKNQAWG; the protein is encoded by the exons atgGCTGATAATGAAAACGAAACTTCACAAACTGCAGCAGATAAAGAAAAGGATAATAAAA TTTGTATACTCCTAAATGCTACTGGCAATGTGCCTATTATCAAGAAACGCACTTGGACGGTGGACCCCTACAAAACTGTGAGCTGGATACAAAAgtttatacacaaatatttgaaattagatCCCTCGGAACAAAtt TTTTTATATGTTAATCAAACTTTTGCGCCAGCTCCCGAtcaaattattaagaatttatatGATTGTCATGGTACTAATGGTAAATTGgttttatattattgtaaaaacCAAGCCTGGGGATAA
- the LOC111685361 gene encoding NADH dehydrogenase [ubiquinone] 1 beta subcomplex subunit 5, mitochondrial, translated as MVSWSSIVRPAAQLAKYRTILQTPAVKNAVQLQLRQMSGGHHHMIVQPSRFQWNKFKDLLHFYVMLGVLPITALVMYCNIFIGPAQLHEIPADYEPKHWEYHKHPISRFIARYMFPSPQQEYEKNLHFLYEEDEKAQIRLLEEKIRAKMSERNDYQAYYYRPVIAKYHRISKEAADELEDLRGD; from the exons atggTCAGTTGGAGTTCTATTGTACGTCCAGCGGCTCAATTAGCCAAATATCGTACCATTTTGCAGACCCCAGCTGTAAAAAATG ctGTCCAGTTGCAATTGCGTCAAATGAGCGGTGGTCACCATCATATGATTGTACAGCCCTCCCGTTTCCAATGGAATAAATTTAAGGATTTATTGCACTTTTATGTGATGTTGGGTGTTTTGCCCATTACTGCTCTGGTCATGTACTGCAACATTTTCATTGGTCCAGCTCAATTGCATGAAATTCCAGCCGATTATGAGCCTAAACACTGGGAATATCATAAG CATCCCATTTCTCGCTTCATTGCCCGCTACATGTTCCCTAGCCCACAACAGGAATATGAGAAAAACTTACATTTCCTTTATGAAGAAGATGAAAAAGCTCAAATCAG ACTACTTGAAGAGAAAATTCGTGCTAAAATGTCTGAACGTAACGATTACCAAGCCTACTACTACAGGCCCGTCATTGCCAAATATCACAGAATTTCTAAAGAAGCTGCTGATGAATTGGAAGATTTGCGTGGTGATTAA